One window of Schistocerca gregaria isolate iqSchGreg1 unplaced genomic scaffold, iqSchGreg1.2 ptg000182l, whole genome shotgun sequence genomic DNA carries:
- the LOC126304709 gene encoding phosphatidylinositol-glycan biosynthesis class W protein-like isoform X1, translating to MESIVSFVRDFINSIPSQALTESIGLMLCGPAYMLVYRTICALTHGNDKKFSAGPLDWILNYACTILPFIITFSYLAYLRYYIILLGLELATFFMALNPAIRKTEDPIPREWCELDRLNDKRKNFIKNIRENLVVATCVAILAVDFPAYFPVRLSKSSVYGASIMDFGVSSFVFMNGITTSKGEMPNLKRIKNSLKSSLKTIIMIACFGIQRLIYFSIIGFDRVSVKEYGVHWNFYFTLCVLITLGCIIQLPPVASFLLGFVVLLVYQYSLTLLNLGEFIVSAPRTNLFSKNREGILSCISFFSMICVLRIVAQIFRKPRSKTGWWLVALTIFSITLGSWMLGFFFESRLNILSSRRMCNVPYILYTITLCMFVLFFHLVIDLILPVYRTPLTDAITTSNTNQLIFFVLANLFTGITNLLIDTSKKTFNQALFIMICYTSLLSVSIFTYQFFYDKKSSKV from the exons ATGGAGTCTATAGTAAGCTTTGTCCGTGACTTTATCAACAGCATTCCCTCTCAAGCCCTAACAGAAAGTATAGGACTTATGCTGTGTGGCCCA gCATATATGCTCGTATATAGGacgatttgtgccttgacacatgGAAATGATAAGAAATTTTCAGCTGGACCTTTAGACTGGATTTTGAACTACGCCTGCACTATTTTACCATTCATTATCACCTTTTCCTACCTAGCCTACCTAAGATATTATATAATTCTGCTCGGACTAGAACTAGCAACATTTTTTATGGCACTGAACCCTGCTATTCGCAAAACAGAAGATCCAATTCCTCGAGAATGGTGTGAGCTTGATAGATTGAATGATAAAAGGAAGAATTTTATAAAGAACATACGTGAAAACTTGGTGGTCGCTACTTGCGTTGCCATTCTGGCCGTTGATTTTCCCGCCTACTTTCCTGTTAGATTATCTAAGTCGTCTGTATATGGAGCCTCTATTATGGACTTTGGCGTGTCTTCCTTCGTATTCATGAACGGGATCACAACAAGTAAAGGAGAAATGCCAAACTTGAAGCGTATAAAAAATTCACTAAAGTCATCTTTAAAGACCATTATTATGATTGCATGTTTCGGAATACAAAGGCTGATTTACTTTTCGATAATCGGATTCGATCGTGTATCGGTCAAGGAATATGGAGTTCATTGGAATTTTTACTTCACTTTATGCGTACTTATAACGTTAGGCTGTATAATACAACTCCCTCCAGTTGCCTCTTTCTTGCTAGGATTCGTTGTTCTTCTGGTCTACCAGTATAGCCTGACATTGCTAAATTtaggtgaattcattgtctcagcacCAAGAACCAACTTATTTTCAAAGAACAGAGAAGGAATCCTttcttgcatttcctttttcagcatGATCTGTGTTCTTCGCATAGTAGCCCAAATTTTTCGGAAGCCGAGAAGCAAAACAGGATGGTGGCTCGTAGCTCTAACTATATTTTCAATTACGTTAGGGTCTTGGATGCTGGGCTTTTTTTTTGAAAGTAGATTAAACATCTTGTCTTCAAGGAGAATGTGTAATGTGCCCTACATTCTTTACACGATTACACTTTGCATGTTCGTTCTCTTCTTTCATCTGGTCATTGATCTCATTCTCCCTGTATATAGAACGCCCTTAACCGATGCTATCACCACTTCTAATACTAATCAGCTGATCTTCTTTGTATTA GCAAACTTGTTTACTGGTATAACCAACCTGTTAATAGATACCTCCAAGAAAACCTTCAATCAGGCTTTATTTATCATGATTTGCTATACTTCTCTTTTAAGTGTTTCAATATTTACATATCAATTTTTCTATGATAAGAAAAGTTCAAAAGTCTAA
- the LOC126304709 gene encoding phosphatidylinositol-glycan biosynthesis class W protein-like isoform X2, protein MESIVSFVRDFINSIPSQALTESIGLMLCGPAYMLVYRTICALTHGNDKKFSAGPLDWILNYACTILPFIITFSYLAYLRYYIILLGLELATFFMALNPAIRKTEDPIPREWCELDRLNDKRKNFIKNIRENLVVATCVAILAVDFPAYFPVRLSKSSVYGASIMDFGVSSFVFMNGITTSKGEMPNLKRIKNSLKSSLKTIIMIACFGIQRLIYFSIIGFDRVSVKEYGVHWNFYFTLCVLITLGCIIQLPPVASFLLGFVVLLVYQYSLTLLNLGEFIVSAPRTNLFSKNREGILSCISFFSMICVLRIVAQIFRKPRSKTGWWLVALTIFSITLGSWMLGFFFESRLNILSSRRMCNVPYILYTITLCMFVLFFHLVIDLILPVYRTPLTDAITTSNTNQLIFFVLIPPRKPSIRLYLS, encoded by the exons ATGGAGTCTATAGTAAGCTTTGTCCGTGACTTTATCAACAGCATTCCCTCTCAAGCCCTAACAGAAAGTATAGGACTTATGCTGTGTGGCCCA gCATATATGCTCGTATATAGGacgatttgtgccttgacacatgGAAATGATAAGAAATTTTCAGCTGGACCTTTAGACTGGATTTTGAACTACGCCTGCACTATTTTACCATTCATTATCACCTTTTCCTACCTAGCCTACCTAAGATATTATATAATTCTGCTCGGACTAGAACTAGCAACATTTTTTATGGCACTGAACCCTGCTATTCGCAAAACAGAAGATCCAATTCCTCGAGAATGGTGTGAGCTTGATAGATTGAATGATAAAAGGAAGAATTTTATAAAGAACATACGTGAAAACTTGGTGGTCGCTACTTGCGTTGCCATTCTGGCCGTTGATTTTCCCGCCTACTTTCCTGTTAGATTATCTAAGTCGTCTGTATATGGAGCCTCTATTATGGACTTTGGCGTGTCTTCCTTCGTATTCATGAACGGGATCACAACAAGTAAAGGAGAAATGCCAAACTTGAAGCGTATAAAAAATTCACTAAAGTCATCTTTAAAGACCATTATTATGATTGCATGTTTCGGAATACAAAGGCTGATTTACTTTTCGATAATCGGATTCGATCGTGTATCGGTCAAGGAATATGGAGTTCATTGGAATTTTTACTTCACTTTATGCGTACTTATAACGTTAGGCTGTATAATACAACTCCCTCCAGTTGCCTCTTTCTTGCTAGGATTCGTTGTTCTTCTGGTCTACCAGTATAGCCTGACATTGCTAAATTtaggtgaattcattgtctcagcacCAAGAACCAACTTATTTTCAAAGAACAGAGAAGGAATCCTttcttgcatttcctttttcagcatGATCTGTGTTCTTCGCATAGTAGCCCAAATTTTTCGGAAGCCGAGAAGCAAAACAGGATGGTGGCTCGTAGCTCTAACTATATTTTCAATTACGTTAGGGTCTTGGATGCTGGGCTTTTTTTTTGAAAGTAGATTAAACATCTTGTCTTCAAGGAGAATGTGTAATGTGCCCTACATTCTTTACACGATTACACTTTGCATGTTCGTTCTCTTCTTTCATCTGGTCATTGATCTCATTCTCCCTGTATATAGAACGCCCTTAACCGATGCTATCACCACTTCTAATACTAATCAGCTGATCTTCTTTGTATTA ATACCTCCAAGAAAACCTTCAATCAGGCTTTATTTATCATGA
- the LOC126304685 gene encoding F-actin-capping protein subunit alpha-like translates to MPSVSSDQIKKIVHRFITNAPPGELLEVVSDVRVLLNNDKVFNTIAPLSFAEYNKNQYIIIDSPSGNKVLITPYGEIRSGEYLDPVGNCVITFNHIKQEATGSRPIGNELPSEAEPYRKAFEAEALKYTEAHYQHGAQTTYSKVKGSKYIITTCISSAIINQKNFWGGRWRSTWTFTFNPGSGSCEMEGLFKIQVHYYEEGNVQLNTDTKKSKSVPVAEPNELAAAVFRAVENIETDFQSALEESYHTMGSTTFKALRRNLPITQSKIDWDKIIQYKTGQAILH, encoded by the exons ATGCCCTCTGTCAGTTCTGATCAGATCAAAAAAATTGTCCACCGTTTTATAACGAATGCACCTCCTGGCGAACTTCTCGAAGTCGTGTCTG ACGTCCGCGTGCTGCTGAACAACGATAAAGTCTTCAACACTATCGCACCCCTATCGTTCGCAGAGTACAACAAAAATCAGTACATAATAATAGACTCTCCCAGTGGAAACAAG GTTCTCATCACTCCTTATGGTGAGATACGTAGTGGTGAATATCTTGACCCAGTAGGAAATTGCGTTATCACATTCAATCATATAAAGCAG GAGGCTACTGGATCTAGGCCAATTGGAAATGAACTGCCGTCAGAGGCAGAACCTTATCG TAAAGCATTCGAGGCAGAGGCGTTAAAGTATACCGAGGCCCATTATCAGCATGGTGCTCAAACGACCTACAGTAAAGTTAAAGGGTCGAAATATATTATAACTACATGCATATCCTCTGCTATCATTAATCAGAAAAATTTCTG GGGTGGTCGATGGAGGTCGACTTGGACTTTCACATTCAACCCTGGATCTGGATCCTGTGAGATGGAGGGTTTATTCAAAATTCAGGTTCATTATTATGAAGAGGGCAACGTTCAGCTGAATACAGATACCAAGAAGAGCAAATCTGTACCTGTTGCCGAGCCCAACGAATTAGCTGCAGCTGTCTTCAGAGCAGTGGAGAACATTGAAACAGACTTTCAATCAGCACTAGAGGAGAGCTACCACACTATGGGAAGTACGACATTTAAGGCCCTGCGTCGAAATCTTCCCATCACACAGTCAAAAATTGATTGGGACAAGATCATTCAATACAAAACGGGCCAAGCTATCCTTCACTGA
- the LOC126304714 gene encoding uncharacterized protein LOC126304714 isoform X3 — translation MNLSDLVLEYGGLKTRPLPKKVDGNVSQNVKQTKLHKKKEIGQIDYDSLGDFVGKKQRNIVIQSPSNSETDLRSEADIVQFSKLNDVFVFSPTASQMTSEVLPGVVSTASPSLTAVCPEGERGSESLLNTGSTDGLKASVEVTQAEGDIVSSPHESEICGEHSDCHANTHFKQVYGPHFILPSQLPPPDSSHYVFRNTRTGNLEQRGFRGREGKTVSLHEPRELSSVKSRTNPFFCESCEKNFSQADKFQRHLARHVGCGYENCTYRAVPALVKHHEILHERNVLNLETPEEIERYIQERRKRFPKVAKQLALERQAQQSETQDASLEQNCLDSENSVSDEQGDSDLQGRRGDSVCRRTKRGKCSNGAQCSCGQKAEMLETAPRRSKKRAGLLDQKCAPPSRKILESWITPQIEKESKALLQCFEYICQKNFFIR, via the exons ATGAATTTAAGTGACCTTGTCCTGGAATATGGGGGCTTGAAGACTAGACCATTGCCGAAGAAGGTGGATGGTAATGTTTCTCAGAATGTAAAACAGACCAAGTTGCACAAGAAAAAAGAAATAGGGCAAATTGACTATGATTCACTAGGGGATTTCGTGGGAAAAAAGCAGCGTAATATAGTGATTCAGTCACCATCGAATTCCGAAACAGACTTGCGATCGGAGGCGGACATTGTTCAGTTCTCAAAGTTGAACGACGTTTTTGTGTTTTCACCGACGGCGTCACAAATG ACGTCAGAAGTTCTTCCTGGAGTTGTTTCTACTGCGTCGCCGTCTCTGACAGCGGTTTGCCCTGAAGGTGAGCGAGGATCCGAGTCGTTACTGAACACGGGCTCTACTGATGGCTTAAAAGCTTCGGTAGAGGTGACACAGGCTGAAGGCGACATTGTTTCATCGCCTCACGAGTCTGAAATATGTGGAGAGCATTCTGACTGTCATGCAAATACTCATTTCAAGCAAGTTTATGGCCCTCATTTTATCTTGCCATCACAACTTCCTCCCCCAGACAGTTCGCACTACGTGTTTAGAAACACGCGAACAGGTAATTTAGAGCAGAGGGGCTTCAGAGGCAGAGAGGGAAAGACGGTTTCTCTCCACGAGCCAAGGGAGCTGTCAAGTGTAAAAAGTCGTACAAACCCTTTTTTTTGCGAGTCGTGCGAGAAGAATTTCAGCCAAGCCGACAAATTTCAGAGGCATTTAGCACGGCACGTCGGCTGTGGATATGAGAACTGCACTTACAGAGCAGTTCCTGCACTTGTGAAACACCACGAAATCTTACACGAACGAAATGTGTTAAATTTGGAAACTCCAGAGGAAATCGAAAGGTACATACAAGAGCGTCGAAAGCGGTTCCCGAAGGTGGCGAAACAGTTGGCGCTGGAGCGTCAAGCTCAACAGTCCGAGACTCAAGATGCTAGTTTGGAGCAGAATTGCCTCGATTCCGAGAATTCTGTCTCAGACGAGCAGGGCGATTCGGATTTGCAGGGCAGACGCGGCGATTCAGTTTGCAGGCGAACAAAGAGAGGCAAATGCTCGAACGGAGCTCAGTGCTCGTGTGGACAGAAGGCGGAAATGCTCGAAACGGCGCCTAGACGTTCGAAAAAGAGAGCTGGTCTGTTAGACCAAAAATGCGCGCCTCCGTCGAGGAAGATTTTGGAAAGTTGGATTACTCCGCAGATCGAGAAAGAGAGCAAGGCCCTTTTGCAGTGCTTCGAGTATATctgccaaaaaaatttttttattagATGA
- the LOC126304713 gene encoding general transcription and DNA repair factor IIH helicase subunit XPB-like produces the protein MPYHVVTRSAGRSKPLHGPPSQDAVRPLGELDDGVGEEEEGAASPPTSVDSPRGRKKSRKARRLGDAEELDEEFTLEQTSDESSLRRRCKKKAAKLPVRGAERALAKTRSALFPEERPQRSEELKEQKSELNQKKFLKRLRVDSEPQDAPEQTPDSDEDGEHEIDYIDFSSKLCLKGDHEKRALWVCPDRRIYMETFSPLYKQAYDFLIAVAHPLARTRMMHQYVLNHGSLYAAVSVGLDTGTILRQLDHLSKVDIPEVVVEFIKVCTDRFGKVRSLLIKNRHFVHSQDRELLQRLREDETIDTVALSQVEESAEQKTEQEFDFSGEDLNIQLDQFALEAAADDREQTLTTYSFEVDSSQYETVKRRFIELDYPLLEEYDFSKDTVNETIQISLKTTTTLRPYQKKCLAKMFACGRVKSGIISLACGAGKSLVGVATCCVIKKKTLLLCTSTMSVQQWKYQFLLWSNINHHQVVDFVSGGKTRIACEEDLGSILLTTYSMLSHSTKRSDYSSFVVKLIEKQEWGLVILDEVHVVPANTFRSVISKVKSHCKLGLSATLIREDDMIDHLLYLIGPKLYEANWLDLCKAGHIANVCCAEVPCPMTPEFFKKYLLAEPRQGRVLYTMNPNKLRTCEYLIRIHEAENDKILVFSDNILVLKTYAAALGKPCIYGGTTNSDRMRLLSAFQYNLNAKTLFISKIGDNSIDLPEATVIIQISSHYGSRRQEAQRLGRILRPKSRKVSGRAFDAFFYSLVSQDTKEMYYSAKRQQFLIEQGYIFKMFKPMCHKSSITVASTKEAQLALLRKVLAADVKSLREIDDEYAEQETTLLMSQMPENVEHAIDIIPQIEYSYTRMETGTNTLSGATGIEYDEIQEPL, from the coding sequence ATGCCCTATCACGTCGTGACTCGTTCCGCTGGAAGGTCGAAGCCTTTGCACGGACCGCCGTCCCAGGACGCGGTCCGGCCGCTCGGAGAGCTCGACGACGGGGTGGGCGAAGAGGAGGAGGGCGCTGCGTCCCCTCCGACGTCAGTGGACAGTCCGCGTGGCCGGAAGAAGAGCCGAAAGGCCAGGCGTTTGGGCGACGCCGAAGAGCTCGACGAGGAGTTCACTCTTGAACAAACGTCAGACGAGTCGAGTTTGAGGCGTCGGTGCAAGAAGAAGGCAGCCAAACTTCCGGTTCGAGGCGCCGAACGCGCTTTGGCGAAGACGAGGTCGGCGTTGTTTCCGGAAGAGCGGCCGCAGCGTTCTGAGGAATTAAAGGAACAAAAGTCGGAATTGAATCAGAAAAAATTTCTTAAGAGACTCAGAGTTGATAGCGAGCCGCAGGACGCGCCAGAGCAGACGCCTGACTCGGACGAGGACGGAGAGCACGAGATAGACTACATAGATTTCTCGAGCAAGCTCTGCTTGAAGGGCGACCACGAGAAGAGAGCTCTGTGGGTGTGCCCGGATCGaagaatatacatggaaacgttttcTCCGCTCTACAAGCAGGCTTATGATTTTCTGATAGCTGTGGCGCACCCGCTCGCGCGGACGCGAATGATGCACCAATACGTCCTCAACCACGGGTCCCTGTACGCTGCGGTGTCGGTGGGACTGGACACGGGTACGATCTTGCGCCAGTTGGACCACCTGTCCAAGGTGGACATTCCGGAGGTGGTTGTGGAGTTTATCAAGGTATGCACGGATCGGTTCGGAAAGGTGAGGTCGCTGCTGATAAAAAATCGACACTTCGTCCACAGTCAAGACAGAGAGCTGCTGCAACGACTCAGAGAGGACGAGACGATCGACACGGTCGCCCTTTCTCAAGTCGAAGAGAGCGCCGAGCAAAAGACGGAACAGGAATTCGACTTTTCGGGCGAAGATCTGAACATTCAGCTCGACCAGTTCGCTCTGGAAGCCGCGGCCGATGACAGGGAGCAAACTCTCACGACGTACTCTTTTGAAGTCGACAGCTCTCAGTACGAGACGGTGAAGCGCAGGTTCATCGAGCTGGACTACCCTCTTCTTGAGGAGTACGACTTTTCGAAGGACACGGTCAACGAGACCATTCAAATTTCGCTCAAGACGACCACCACTCTGCGACCTTACCAAAAAAAATGCCTGGCAAAAATGTTCGCGTGCGGCAGAGTCAAAAGCGGAATCATATCGCTCGCGTGCGGAGCAGGGAAGTCGCTGGTGGGCGTCGCGACGTGCTGCGTCATCAAAAAAAAAACGCTCTTACTGTGCACGTCGACCATGTCCGTTCAGCAATGGAAATACCAGTTTTTGCTCTGGAGCAACATCAATCACCACCAAGTGGTCGACTTCGTCTCCGGGGGCAAAACTCGAATAGCCTGCGAGGAAGACCTCGGCTCCATCCTCCTCACGACGTACAGCATGCTCTCCCACAGCACGAAGCGCTCGGACTATTCGAGCTTCGTCGTCAAGCTGATCGAGAAGCAGGAATGGGGACTGGTCATCTTGGACGAAGTCCACGTCGTCCCGGCCAACACCTTTCGCTCGGTCATCTCAAAAGTCAAGTCGCACTGCAAACTGGGACTGAGCGCGACCCTCATCCGTGAGGACGACATGATCGACCACCTTCTGTACCTCATCGGCCCCAAGCTGTACGAGGCCAACTGGCTCGACCTCTGCAAAGCCGGACACATCGCCAACGTGTGCTGCGCCGAGGTCCCGTGTCCAATGACGCCGGAATTCTTCAAAAAGTACCTTCTTGCGGAACCCAGGCAAGGCAGGGTGCTCTACACCATGAATCCGAACAAGCTGAGAACGTGCGAATACCTGATCCGAATCCACGAAGCGGAAAACGATAAAATTCTCGTATTCAGCGACAACATCCTGGTGCTCAAAACCTACGCCGCAGCCCTCGGAAAACCGTGCATTTATGGAGGAACCACCAACTCAGACAGAATGCGACTCTTATCGGCGTTTCAGTACAACCTCAACGCCAAAACGCTGTTCATCTCCAAAATCGGCGACAACTCAATCGACCTGCCCGAAGCGACCGTCATCATCCAAATCAGCTCACACTACGGATCTCGCAGGCAAGAAGCCCAGCGCCTCGGAAGGATACTCCGCCCAAAGTCCAGAAAGGTCAGCGGAAGAGCCTTCGACGCCTTCTTCTACTCCCTGGTATCCCAGGACACCAAGGAAATGTACTACTCGGCCAAGCGCCAGCAATTCCTGATCGAACAGGGCTACATATTCAAGATGTTCAAGCCCATGTGCCACAAGAGCAGCATCACTGTCGCCAGCACGAAAGAAGCTCAACTCGCGCTGTTGAGAAAGGTGCTCGCGGCCGACGTCAAGTCTCTGAGAGAAATAGACGACGAGTACGCAGAGCAAGAAACAACGCTCCTCATGAGCCAAATGCCAGAAAACGTAGAACACGCAATAGACATAATTCCGCAAATAGAGTATTCCTACACGCGCATGGAAACCGGCACAAACACTCTAAGCGGTGCAACCGGAATAGAATACGACGAAATACAAGAGCCACTGTAG